The Oscillatoria acuminata PCC 6304 genomic interval TGAGACCGGATATCATCACTATCCCCCCGGATCCATAGCCCTGTTGAATTCCCCCATTCCCCATTCCGGGGAAATTTGTGGGCGGAAAAGACCTTTAAACTTGGGTTCGGTGAGTGTTCTCCCAGGTACTCCCGGGTCCGGTTGTTGGATCGGTGACGGAATCTCAGGAGAATGTCCTGTATGTTAAGACGGTTTATTAAAAAGGAAGGGCAATCATGAACCCAAATCGGGACTTGCAAACGGCAAAACCCCATCAGGTCAACTATCGGGATTGGACCATTTTGGTCTTTCCCGGAACTGATGGATACCGTCCCTTGTGTCTTGCCTCAGAAACTGAGGTCCTCAGCGATCCGAAACCCTATCCCACTCCCGAGGTGGCGATCGCTGCGGGGAAGCGTTTCATCGACCGGGCGATCGGTCATCAAGAGGTGGCGTAATTCACCGGATTTTGTCATTTATCCCCCCATCATGACCCGACTGAGAGGGGAAACGGTCGGTTTTTGTCAACTCAGGATAGGGTCACATCAATTCGACGTTTTTGAGGGTCTTACTAATCATAAATTCTTGAATGATTGGGGGCGCAAGTTATGCGCCCTTTCGATTATTTTCGCGATTATCTTGTGGGATAATTCTAAAAAGAGTTACTGAAACCAGGATTTGCCCAAATTCAGTCCTCTAATCTGACATTATCTTTCTCGGGGCTTTTCATGCAGTATCAACAGTTACGACAGCAGTTAAATCAATTAGATGGACGAAGTTATAAGGCGTATAAAGATATCCAGGGTCGCTACGAATTCCCGGATTTTACGCTGTCTATCGATTATGTTCAGGGCGACCCGTTTGCCTCACCCAGTAAACTGTCTGTGCGAGTGCCTCAATCCGTGGCAGGTTTTCCCCAGGAATTATATCACTCTCCCAGTCGGAATACTGCCTTGGGAGATTATCTCACCCGGGAGTTTACTCAGGCGGCAAGGCAGGTTTCGACCCGACGAGGAACGGGGAAAAGTGGTCAAATTGCGATCGCCAAGGTTACCCAAGAGGTCCTCGAACGCACTTGTGCTTTCATCAATTCCGATGAAGTGGAAATTCGGTTTACCGTGGGACTTCCGGCCCAAGGACGGCGGATTTTGGGTCATCTGGCCGGGGAAATGCTTTGCGATGACATTCCCCGAATTGTGGAAAAAGCGCTGTTTTACCGCAATCTAAATGTGGCGCAAATTCGCACCCAGGTGGAAACCATTGAAGATGCCGACTGGTTGCGCGATCGCCTCCCAGAACAGAATTTAATCGCCTTTATTGCCAATGGTGCTATTTTACCCCGACGCAGTGGGGTAGACGATCGCCCATTAAATCCCACCGAAGCGATTCCCTTCGTCTCTCCTGATTCCTTACAGGTGGAATTTAACTGTCCCAATCGCGGCAAAATTACCGGCATGGGAATTCCCTCCGGCATTACCCTAATTGTTGGAGGCGGTTATCATGGCAAATCAACCTTACTCAGGGCGATCGAAGTCGGGGTTTATAATCACATTCCCGGCGATGGTCGAGAATTTGTGATCACCGATCCCGGGGCGATGAAAATCCGGGCAGAAGATGGTCGCAGCGTGGTCGGAGTCGATATTTCACCCTTTATCAATCATTTACCTCAAGGTCGTTCTACCCAACAGTTTTCTACGGCAAATGCCAGTGGCAGTACCTCACAAGCTGCTAATATTATGGAAGCATTGGAAGCGGGAACAACGGTGTTATTGGTGGATGAAGATACGGCAGCGACTAATTTCATGATTCGCGATCGCCGGATGCAAGCGTTAATTGCTAAAGAAAAGGAACCGATTACCCCCTTTATTGATAAAATTAAATCCCTCACTACTCTGGGAGTGTCTACTATTTTAGTCATGGGAGGCAGTGGGGATTATTTTGATGTGGCCAGTCGCGCTGTGGCAATGGATAATTTTGTCGCCTACGACGTCACCGATCGCGCCAAGGCAGTCGCTGCGGAATATGCCACGGGTCGGCAATCGGAAGGCGGTGAGGATTTCGGGGCGATCGCCAACCGTGTCCCCATCCCGAACAGTCTTGATCCCAGTTCCGGGAAACGAGATGTGCGTCTGAAGGTGCGAGATGTGGATGAAGTGCGTTTTGGCATGGAAGACATTGATTTAACTGCCGTTGAGCAAATCGTGGACCCGGGACAACTACGGGCGATCGCGGCGGCAATGGTGTATGGCAAGGACCGCTACATGGATGGCAG includes:
- a CDS encoding ABC-ATPase domain-containing protein; the protein is MQYQQLRQQLNQLDGRSYKAYKDIQGRYEFPDFTLSIDYVQGDPFASPSKLSVRVPQSVAGFPQELYHSPSRNTALGDYLTREFTQAARQVSTRRGTGKSGQIAIAKVTQEVLERTCAFINSDEVEIRFTVGLPAQGRRILGHLAGEMLCDDIPRIVEKALFYRNLNVAQIRTQVETIEDADWLRDRLPEQNLIAFIANGAILPRRSGVDDRPLNPTEAIPFVSPDSLQVEFNCPNRGKITGMGIPSGITLIVGGGYHGKSTLLRAIEVGVYNHIPGDGREFVITDPGAMKIRAEDGRSVVGVDISPFINHLPQGRSTQQFSTANASGSTSQAANIMEALEAGTTVLLVDEDTAATNFMIRDRRMQALIAKEKEPITPFIDKIKSLTTLGVSTILVMGGSGDYFDVASRAVAMDNFVAYDVTDRAKAVAAEYATGRQSEGGEDFGAIANRVPIPNSLDPSSGKRDVRLKVRDVDEVRFGMEDIDLTAVEQIVDPGQLRAIAAAMVYGKDRYMDGRRSLREILDRVMADIDQQGLDVLTRFPEGDLVRFRPLELAAALNRLRTLQVSTPGKG